In one Vibrio sp. YMD68 genomic region, the following are encoded:
- a CDS encoding MurR/RpiR family transcriptional regulator — translation MTLEVDIVSQIAERFGALREAEKKVAKLIMDDINLAANASITELAENAAVSEATITRFAKAIGCNNVRDMKIKLAQSLTIGQRFILEPPDQSGYQGVYESIKQTLDINRSLINEQDIETAITWLHQARQIVSIGMGGGSTIASQELQHRLFRFGYAIVAYNDGMLAQMVAATADKNDVFVIISATGYTPVLVETAQLAKKYGMKVIAITPVETPLSEHADLVLPIQHDETDFIYKPSASRYAMLALVDVISLELAVAHKRRSRDKLRRLKVALDSHRGGNERQPLGD, via the coding sequence TTGACACTTGAAGTAGATATTGTTTCCCAAATTGCTGAGCGCTTTGGGGCGCTGAGAGAGGCTGAGAAAAAAGTCGCGAAGCTGATCATGGACGACATCAATCTTGCAGCAAACGCGAGTATTACAGAACTTGCTGAAAATGCAGCGGTCAGTGAAGCGACCATTACTCGATTTGCTAAAGCCATTGGCTGTAATAACGTTCGCGATATGAAAATTAAGCTCGCTCAGTCACTGACCATTGGGCAGCGATTCATATTAGAACCACCCGATCAGTCTGGCTATCAGGGGGTTTACGAGTCGATAAAACAAACACTCGATATCAACCGCAGCTTAATCAACGAGCAGGATATTGAAACCGCAATAACTTGGCTTCATCAGGCGAGACAAATCGTGTCAATTGGCATGGGAGGCGGCTCCACGATTGCTTCTCAAGAGCTTCAACATCGACTATTTCGGTTTGGCTACGCAATTGTGGCGTACAACGATGGCATGCTCGCTCAAATGGTCGCCGCCACGGCGGACAAAAATGATGTGTTCGTTATTATTTCAGCAACAGGTTATACGCCAGTATTGGTAGAAACCGCTCAGTTGGCGAAAAAATACGGTATGAAAGTGATCGCGATCACCCCGGTAGAGACGCCACTGTCAGAACACGCAGATTTGGTGTTACCTATCCAACACGATGAAACGGATTTCATCTACAAACCATCCGCGTCTCGTTATGCGATGCTGGCTCTGGTGGATGTTATTTCTTTAGAGTTAGCCGTTGCTCATAAACGTCGCTCTAGAGACAAGCTTAGACGGCTTAAGGTCGCATTAGACTCACATCGGGGCGGAAATGAACGTCAACCCCTAGGCGACTAG
- a CDS encoding acyl-CoA thioesterase, giving the protein MSSGKREITLRFLAEPSDVNFGGKVHGGAAMKWIDLAAYACSAAWSGKYCITAYAGGIRFVAPIHVGNLVEVSAKVIYTGSSSMHIAIDVQASDPKEMNNRLTTHCIVIMVAVDENGHSTKVPEWIPTTEEDIHLRDSAIRLMKMRKEIGAEMEAHVQYLK; this is encoded by the coding sequence ATGAGCAGTGGAAAAAGAGAAATTACATTGCGATTTTTAGCAGAGCCTAGTGATGTCAACTTTGGTGGTAAGGTACACGGTGGCGCGGCTATGAAATGGATCGATTTAGCGGCTTACGCCTGCTCCGCGGCATGGAGTGGTAAATACTGTATTACCGCCTATGCGGGGGGCATTCGCTTTGTCGCACCTATCCATGTGGGTAATCTAGTCGAGGTCAGTGCGAAAGTGATCTATACCGGATCCAGTTCGATGCATATTGCCATTGATGTTCAAGCCAGTGACCCAAAAGAGATGAATAACCGACTGACAACACACTGTATCGTTATTATGGTGGCAGTCGATGAAAATGGTCATTCAACCAAAGTTCCTGAATGGATACCTACGACAGAAGAAGACATTCATTTGCGAGATTCCGCCATTCGATTAATGAAAATGAGAAAAGAGATCGGTGCAGAAATGGAAGCGCACGTACAATACCTTAAGTAA
- a CDS encoding RidA family protein, producing the protein MSIKRYGIEGGTGTGGQHLPFARATEAAGFLYVSGQTPMTDGEVVEGGIIEQSRLAIQNCVDIMTECGYELEDVMHVKVVLTDSRYFQSFNKVFKEFFGANPPARICMVCDLVVDVKVEVDVTCYRKDRA; encoded by the coding sequence ATGTCAATTAAACGTTATGGTATAGAAGGCGGTACAGGTACTGGTGGTCAACATTTACCATTTGCAAGAGCAACAGAAGCGGCAGGTTTCTTGTACGTATCCGGTCAAACACCAATGACCGATGGCGAAGTCGTTGAAGGTGGTATTATTGAACAGTCACGTCTAGCGATTCAAAACTGTGTCGATATCATGACTGAGTGTGGCTATGAGCTTGAAGATGTCATGCACGTAAAAGTGGTGCTAACAGATTCTCGTTATTTCCAATCATTTAATAAAGTCTTTAAAGAGTTCTTTGGTGCGAACCCTCCTGCACGTATTTGTATGGTGTGTGATTTAGTCGTAGACGTGAAGGTAGAAGTTGACGTGACTTGTTACCGTAAAGATCGTGCTTAA
- the malE gene encoding maltose/maltodextrin ABC transporter substrate-binding protein MalE — MKNALSTVALSTLVALGSFSANAAIEEGQLTIWINGDKGYNGLAEVGKMFEEETGIKVTVAHPDGLQDRFPQVAATGDGPDIVFWAHDRFGGYAQSGLLTEINPSKEIKEGIVDFAWDAVKYDGKLIGYPVAIEALSLIYNKDLVPNPPKTWEEVEALNAKLAKDGKTAIMWNLKEPYFTWPLMAADGGYAFKYGAEGYNVKDAGIAVDGVKDSMNFVKGLVDKGVISADMDYSVSESAFNQGNTAMTINGPWAWGNIETSGINYGVTTLPKFNGQSSKPFVGVLTAGISTASPNKDLAVEFLENYLLTNDGLRKVNDDKPLGAVALNSFQRELDADKRIAATMDNAMNGEIMPNIPQMNAFWGSAKSAIINIVDGRQTVDEALADAEKQMTK, encoded by the coding sequence ATGAAAAATGCCCTAAGCACAGTAGCGCTGAGTACACTCGTGGCTCTTGGCTCTTTTAGTGCAAACGCTGCTATCGAAGAAGGTCAACTAACCATCTGGATTAACGGTGATAAAGGTTATAACGGACTTGCTGAAGTAGGTAAGATGTTTGAAGAAGAAACGGGTATTAAAGTGACCGTTGCTCACCCTGATGGCTTGCAAGACCGTTTTCCTCAAGTAGCGGCAACAGGCGATGGCCCTGATATTGTGTTTTGGGCGCACGACCGTTTTGGTGGCTATGCTCAATCTGGTTTGCTCACTGAAATTAATCCTTCAAAAGAAATCAAAGAAGGCATCGTTGATTTTGCATGGGATGCAGTGAAATATGACGGCAAACTGATTGGTTACCCAGTTGCGATTGAAGCTCTTTCTCTTATTTACAACAAAGATCTTGTTCCTAACCCACCTAAAACATGGGAAGAAGTTGAAGCGCTTAACGCTAAATTGGCGAAAGACGGTAAAACAGCCATCATGTGGAACTTGAAAGAACCTTACTTCACGTGGCCTTTAATGGCCGCTGATGGTGGTTACGCATTTAAGTACGGCGCTGAAGGTTACAATGTCAAAGATGCAGGTATTGCGGTTGATGGCGTTAAAGATTCTATGAACTTTGTAAAAGGCCTAGTCGATAAAGGCGTTATTTCTGCGGACATGGACTACTCAGTGTCTGAATCTGCGTTTAACCAAGGTAACACGGCGATGACCATCAATGGTCCTTGGGCGTGGGGCAATATTGAAACGTCAGGTATTAACTATGGCGTCACCACGCTGCCTAAGTTTAACGGCCAATCGTCTAAGCCATTCGTTGGCGTATTAACCGCGGGTATCAGTACGGCTTCTCCAAACAAAGACCTAGCGGTTGAGTTTTTAGAGAACTACCTACTGACGAACGATGGTTTACGTAAAGTAAACGATGACAAGCCGCTTGGTGCTGTTGCTCTTAACTCATTCCAACGTGAACTCGATGCAGATAAGCGTATTGCAGCGACGATGGATAACGCAATGAATGGTGAAATTATGCCAAACATTCCTCAAATGAATGCATTCTGGGGCAGCGCGAAGAGCGCCATCATTAACATCGTTGATGGTCGCCAAACGGTTGATGAAGCGTTAGCTGACGCTGAAAAACAGATGACAAAGTAA
- a CDS encoding amino acid deaminase, which yields MNDRNYHIELLGIADWGQKGRAAVSEKQARYCLVSEEISLPAAVIKQSSLKNNLQWMQRFSDHHNVRLAPHGKTTMTPDFFKQQLDHGAWGVTVATPMQAEIAALAGATNIIMANQLVGKANMAIVENLIERFNVNFYCCADSIVNLDQLERFFTKTDLTLNVLLEFGVEGGRCGCRSGDEILELADAMQGMSSLNLAGIEVYEGVIHGDNQEQMIREFLNETLSLVQSLSMKTLIADKPIVTGAGSAWYDVVAECFANLTHATAIIRPGCYAIHDTGIYLDAQNHVIARAKNNQGYACELEGNLESSLEVWAYVISRPEPTKAVVGMGKRDVAFDAGLPIAERAYSNGMPISASGITATAVMDQHTFIEIDADNDIQVGDMIAFSTSHPCLTFDKWRHIAICDDDYQVTHWVETCF from the coding sequence ATGAATGATAGAAACTATCACATAGAGCTGCTTGGAATAGCGGATTGGGGCCAAAAAGGCCGTGCGGCCGTATCAGAGAAACAAGCGCGTTATTGCCTCGTCAGTGAAGAGATTTCCTTACCCGCCGCGGTCATCAAGCAGTCGTCACTGAAAAATAACCTGCAATGGATGCAGCGTTTTTCTGACCACCACAATGTGCGACTTGCTCCACACGGCAAAACAACCATGACCCCCGATTTTTTTAAGCAGCAACTTGATCATGGTGCGTGGGGAGTAACAGTAGCAACACCCATGCAAGCCGAGATTGCGGCATTGGCAGGGGCGACAAACATCATCATGGCTAACCAACTGGTTGGAAAAGCCAATATGGCCATTGTTGAGAATTTGATTGAGCGCTTCAATGTCAATTTTTACTGTTGCGCGGATTCAATCGTTAATCTTGATCAATTGGAACGCTTTTTTACTAAAACAGATCTAACGCTGAATGTATTACTTGAATTTGGCGTTGAAGGAGGACGTTGTGGCTGTCGAAGCGGCGATGAAATTTTAGAGCTAGCTGATGCGATGCAAGGGATGTCATCGCTCAATTTGGCTGGTATTGAAGTCTATGAAGGCGTCATTCATGGCGACAATCAAGAGCAAATGATCCGAGAATTCTTAAATGAAACACTTTCACTGGTTCAATCCCTTTCCATGAAAACACTGATCGCTGATAAGCCCATTGTTACCGGTGCGGGTTCTGCTTGGTATGATGTGGTAGCAGAGTGTTTTGCCAATCTAACCCATGCTACTGCCATTATCCGCCCTGGCTGTTACGCCATCCACGACACTGGTATTTATCTGGATGCTCAAAACCATGTCATTGCCCGTGCCAAAAACAATCAGGGTTATGCCTGTGAGCTGGAAGGTAACTTAGAATCCTCTTTAGAAGTTTGGGCTTATGTCATCTCACGCCCAGAGCCAACAAAAGCAGTGGTGGGAATGGGTAAACGAGACGTTGCCTTTGATGCGGGCCTGCCTATTGCAGAGCGGGCCTACAGTAACGGGATGCCTATTTCAGCTTCAGGAATCACAGCGACTGCTGTTATGGATCAACATACGTTTATTGAGATAGATGCCGATAACGATATCCAGGTTGGCGATATGATCGCTTTTTCCACCTCTCATCCATGCTTAACTTTTGATAAATGGCGTCATATTGCCATTTGTGATGACGACTATCAGGTGACGCATTGGGTAGAAACCTGCTTTTAA
- the malG gene encoding maltose ABC transporter permease MalG codes for MAMVQGKSLKYRVWATHIAMWAFLSLIIFPLLMIIAISLREGNFATGSLIPENPSLEHWKLALGFTVTHADGSVTPPPFPVLTWLWNSIKVAGISSVLIVALSTTSAYAFARMRFKGKNTILKAMMIFQMFPAVLALVAIYALFDRLGQYIPFLGLNTHGGLIFSYLGGIALHVWTIKGYFESIDNSLEEAAALDGATPWQAFRLVLLPLSVPILAVVFILSFIMVVGEVPVASILLSDVNSYTLAVGMQQYLYPQNYLWGDFAAAAVLSALPITIVFLLAQRWLVGGLTAGGVKG; via the coding sequence ATGGCAATGGTACAAGGCAAGTCCTTAAAATACCGCGTATGGGCAACACACATCGCTATGTGGGCATTCCTGTCGCTTATTATCTTTCCACTACTGATGATCATCGCAATTTCATTACGTGAGGGTAATTTCGCAACAGGTAGCTTAATCCCAGAAAACCCATCATTGGAGCATTGGAAGTTAGCATTAGGCTTTACGGTCACTCATGCTGATGGATCCGTTACACCACCACCGTTCCCTGTATTAACGTGGTTGTGGAACTCAATAAAAGTGGCGGGGATAAGCTCGGTTCTTATCGTCGCACTGTCTACGACCTCAGCTTACGCGTTTGCAAGAATGCGCTTTAAAGGTAAAAACACTATCCTTAAAGCGATGATGATCTTCCAAATGTTCCCAGCAGTACTTGCTTTGGTTGCTATCTATGCTCTATTTGACAGGCTTGGGCAGTACATCCCATTCCTTGGATTAAATACGCATGGCGGCCTGATTTTCTCGTACTTAGGGGGGATTGCTCTTCATGTTTGGACGATTAAAGGATACTTTGAGTCTATCGATAATTCTCTAGAAGAAGCGGCGGCTTTAGATGGAGCGACTCCGTGGCAGGCCTTTAGGTTAGTATTATTACCACTTTCAGTGCCTATTCTTGCGGTTGTGTTTATTTTGTCCTTTATTATGGTGGTCGGTGAAGTTCCTGTGGCATCCATCTTACTTTCTGATGTAAACTCTTACACATTAGCAGTTGGAATGCAGCAGTATTTGTACCCTCAGAACTACTTGTGGGGAGACTTTGCAGCGGCAGCGGTGCTTTCTGCACTACCGATTACTATTGTATTTTTACTTGCACAACGTTGGCTTGTCGGAGGACTTACCGCTGGCGGTGTGAAAGGATAA
- the malF gene encoding maltose ABC transporter permease MalF: MQSVQSTDAMTSATTDLPTSKSVFIKWALLGSLGIVNGYATILMYSRGELAFALLTVILTALALYIFGSKKTYAHRYIYPGIAGMILFIIFPLVYTVGLAFTNYSAKNQLSFERAQTVLLDQTYQSGESYPFTLYSTENGHRIAVQKGDQLLATDHFDLASLSVTDMDLSIVESVSGDKEKIKTIVQNRSSLSRVDLHLPTGEDIRMSGLRKFAAVVPLYTLQEDGTSLVSNETGAILRPNMDTGFYQPVDDMGQFTGSTVAPGFIVDIGTHNFERVWKDEGIKQPFISIFIWTVVFSVVTVIATLIIGLVLASVVQWEALKGRAIYRVLLILPYAVPAFISILIFKGLFNQSFGEINMVLQSIFGISPAWFSDPILAKTMVLIVNTWLGFPYMMILCMGLLKAIPDDLYEASAIDGANFIHNFTKVTLPLMIKPLTPLLIAAFAFNFNNFVMIQLLTQGGPNMIGTSEPAGYTDLLVSYTYRIAFEGAGGQDFGLASAIATLIFLLVGGLALLNLRFTKLSQD; the protein is encoded by the coding sequence ATGCAGTCAGTTCAAAGCACAGATGCTATGACATCAGCAACAACGGATTTGCCGACCAGCAAGAGTGTATTCATCAAATGGGCACTTTTAGGTTCGTTGGGCATCGTAAATGGTTACGCAACCATATTAATGTATTCTCGTGGTGAACTCGCGTTTGCACTCCTTACTGTTATTCTCACCGCACTTGCTCTGTATATCTTTGGCAGTAAAAAAACGTACGCTCACCGCTACATCTATCCGGGTATCGCCGGAATGATCTTATTCATCATTTTTCCACTGGTGTATACCGTTGGCCTTGCTTTTACTAACTACAGTGCCAAAAATCAGCTCTCATTTGAACGCGCCCAGACAGTACTGTTAGACCAAACTTACCAAAGTGGTGAAAGCTACCCATTCACACTGTATAGCACCGAGAATGGTCACCGTATTGCAGTCCAAAAAGGCGATCAGCTGCTTGCAACGGATCACTTTGATTTGGCGTCGTTGTCCGTGACCGATATGGACCTTTCCATTGTTGAATCGGTGTCTGGCGACAAAGAGAAAATTAAAACGATTGTTCAGAATCGAAGCTCCCTGAGTCGTGTCGATTTACACCTACCAACCGGTGAAGACATCCGCATGAGCGGATTAAGAAAATTCGCCGCAGTGGTTCCTCTGTATACATTGCAAGAGGATGGAACCTCTCTTGTAAGTAATGAAACCGGTGCAATTCTTCGTCCTAATATGGACACAGGCTTTTATCAACCTGTCGATGACATGGGCCAATTTACGGGCTCTACCGTTGCACCAGGATTCATCGTCGACATTGGTACACACAACTTCGAACGTGTCTGGAAAGATGAAGGCATTAAACAGCCGTTCATTAGCATCTTCATTTGGACGGTGGTGTTTTCTGTTGTTACGGTGATTGCAACGCTTATCATTGGTTTGGTTTTAGCCAGTGTCGTTCAGTGGGAAGCGCTTAAAGGCCGAGCGATATACCGTGTGTTATTGATTTTGCCTTATGCGGTTCCTGCGTTTATCTCTATCTTGATCTTTAAAGGCTTATTTAACCAAAGCTTTGGTGAGATCAATATGGTACTGCAATCCATTTTTGGCATCAGCCCAGCTTGGTTCTCGGATCCGATTTTGGCGAAAACCATGGTATTGATTGTGAATACGTGGCTTGGTTTCCCTTACATGATGATCTTGTGTATGGGCCTTCTAAAAGCGATTCCAGACGATCTTTACGAGGCGTCAGCGATAGATGGTGCGAACTTCATTCATAACTTTACGAAAGTGACGTTACCGTTAATGATCAAGCCGCTAACGCCGCTTCTGATTGCCGCTTTTGCGTTTAACTTTAACAACTTTGTTATGATCCAGTTATTGACTCAAGGTGGTCCAAATATGATTGGTACTTCTGAGCCAGCGGGTTACACCGACCTACTCGTTAGCTACACCTACCGAATCGCATTTGAAGGTGCTGGTGGTCAAGACTTTGGTTTAGCCAGTGCAATTGCAACGCTTATCTTCTTGCTTGTCGGTGGATTGGCATTACTCAACCTACGCTTTACTAAGCTATCTCAGGATTAA
- a CDS encoding D-aminoacylase — translation MLFDTIIKNIEVFDGSGEEAFFADVAIRDNRIEKIGKLDLEECSHVIEGHGLALAPGFIDVHTHDDTNVIRYPECLPKISQGVTTVIVGNCGISASPAVLTTAPPDPMNLLGEQQDFRYPSFMAYAEAVEQAKPAVNVAALVGHTTLRHQVMDRLDRTATDGEIAQMQSSLTKAMEQGALGLSSGLAYASAKQATANEVMQLSEVLAEHDGIYTTHMRTEFEEIISAMDEAFETGKHARVPVVISHLKCAGAGNWGRTVEVIDHLETASKHQDVSCDCYPYSASSSTLDLKQVTDEIDIFITWSEALPQYAGKMLKDIATEMKQPLMDAAKALQPAGAVYHCMDEDDVKRVLKYKRTMVGSDGLPNDPHPHPRLWGTFPKVLGHYSRDKKLFSMSEAIHKMTGLSAKRYNLNQRGIIKEGAYADLVIFNPNTVKDTATFENPISASQGIEYVFVNGELSYYKGAVQSKRSGVFIFNNK, via the coding sequence ATGTTATTCGATACCATCATAAAAAATATAGAGGTGTTCGATGGCTCTGGCGAAGAGGCATTTTTCGCTGATGTTGCAATTCGGGACAACCGTATCGAAAAAATCGGCAAGCTTGATTTAGAAGAGTGCAGTCATGTTATTGAAGGGCATGGCCTCGCACTAGCACCGGGTTTTATTGATGTACATACTCACGATGATACCAATGTCATTCGCTACCCAGAGTGTTTGCCTAAGATAAGCCAAGGTGTAACGACTGTCATTGTTGGCAATTGTGGCATTAGTGCTTCCCCCGCGGTATTGACAACGGCTCCACCTGATCCAATGAACCTATTGGGTGAGCAACAAGATTTTAGATACCCTTCGTTTATGGCTTATGCAGAAGCGGTAGAACAAGCGAAACCAGCAGTAAATGTGGCGGCGTTAGTTGGCCATACGACACTTCGTCATCAAGTAATGGACCGTTTAGACAGAACCGCCACGGACGGTGAAATCGCACAGATGCAGTCGTCGCTAACCAAAGCGATGGAGCAAGGTGCTCTCGGTTTAAGTTCTGGTCTTGCGTATGCCAGTGCAAAACAAGCTACGGCAAATGAAGTCATGCAGCTGTCTGAGGTTCTCGCTGAACATGATGGTATTTATACCACTCACATGCGCACTGAATTTGAAGAAATTATCAGTGCAATGGATGAAGCGTTCGAAACCGGAAAACACGCTCGCGTTCCTGTTGTTATTTCACACCTAAAATGTGCGGGTGCCGGTAACTGGGGGAGAACGGTAGAGGTGATTGATCACCTAGAAACGGCATCCAAACACCAAGACGTGTCGTGCGATTGCTACCCATATTCAGCCAGTTCATCAACACTAGATTTGAAACAGGTTACTGATGAGATTGATATATTCATTACCTGGTCTGAAGCGTTGCCCCAATACGCAGGAAAGATGTTAAAAGACATCGCAACAGAGATGAAACAGCCATTGATGGACGCTGCAAAAGCGTTACAGCCAGCGGGCGCAGTTTATCACTGCATGGATGAGGACGATGTGAAGCGAGTTCTTAAATATAAACGCACAATGGTGGGCTCAGATGGCTTGCCTAATGACCCTCATCCACACCCACGTCTTTGGGGGACTTTCCCGAAAGTGTTAGGCCACTATAGCCGCGATAAAAAGTTGTTTTCCATGTCGGAAGCGATTCATAAAATGACGGGTTTATCGGCGAAGCGATATAACTTAAACCAACGTGGAATTATAAAAGAAGGGGCTTATGCTGATTTGGTGATATTTAACCCAAATACGGTAAAAGACACCGCTACTTTTGAAAACCCTATATCGGCGTCACAAGGTATAGAGTATGTTTTTGTCAATGGTGAGCTGTCATATTATAAAGGGGCAGTGCAGAGTAAACGTTCTGGTGTATTTATATTTAATAATAAATAA